In Methanocellales archaeon, a single window of DNA contains:
- a CDS encoding glycerate kinase: MIQNKTGLISNTTAEFKKARSDILEILEHALRASHPRIFLQRAFERLDLNANRIFVVGFGKASGQMAVETENILGDRICGGVVITTSPQETKRIKILVGAHPIPAEKNVFATKSLLEVVDMAKYDDLVICLVSGGGSALLTLPKQGVSIRSLTKTNELLLKSGANINEINAVRKHLSQIKGGQLAARAHPARLTSLIISDVVGDRADVIASGPTVPDDSTYADAIDILRKYDLWVRVPQDIRRVLEEGYAGNLADTPKSTDSVFESAHNEIILTSKIMISAAKEKAQKLGYSTTIMEDVIGEARLEGPRHLKEIQHVKHPSCLISGGELTVQVKGSGNGGPNQEFVLSCLNEIAEERIVIAAVDSDGIDGFTDAAGAVADGNSLKRAEELGLGSKKFLENNDSYNFFKKMDDLIMTGKTGTNLNDLRVVLCF; this comes from the coding sequence ATGATCCAGAACAAGACGGGGCTGATCTCAAATACTACTGCTGAGTTCAAAAAAGCGAGGTCTGACATCCTTGAAATTTTAGAGCATGCCTTGAGAGCTTCTCATCCTAGAATATTTCTTCAGCGAGCTTTTGAGCGTCTTGATCTAAATGCGAACAGGATTTTTGTGGTGGGATTTGGAAAGGCATCCGGACAGATGGCAGTTGAGACGGAGAACATTCTGGGCGACAGGATATGTGGAGGAGTTGTCATCACCACCTCTCCTCAAGAAACGAAAAGGATCAAAATTTTGGTTGGAGCGCATCCCATACCAGCCGAAAAGAACGTCTTTGCGACGAAAAGTTTGTTGGAGGTTGTGGACATGGCAAAATATGACGATCTTGTCATATGTTTGGTATCGGGTGGGGGGTCTGCCCTATTAACACTACCCAAACAAGGCGTATCCATCAGATCGTTGACAAAGACAAATGAGCTTCTCCTCAAGTCAGGAGCGAATATCAATGAGATAAATGCAGTGAGAAAGCACTTATCCCAGATAAAAGGCGGTCAGTTAGCAGCCAGAGCGCATCCAGCGAGGTTGACAAGCTTGATAATATCCGATGTCGTGGGTGATAGAGCAGATGTCATCGCCTCGGGTCCGACCGTGCCGGATGATTCCACCTACGCAGATGCGATTGATATACTACGAAAATATGACCTCTGGGTAAGAGTTCCACAGGATATTCGGAGAGTGCTAGAGGAGGGTTATGCAGGCAATCTGGCTGATACGCCGAAGTCAACGGATTCGGTCTTTGAGAGCGCCCATAACGAGATAATTCTAACTAGCAAGATCATGATATCTGCCGCAAAAGAAAAAGCACAGAAGTTAGGCTACTCCACGACAATCATGGAGGATGTCATAGGTGAGGCCAGATTAGAGGGGCCCAGGCATTTAAAAGAAATCCAACACGTAAAGCACCCATCATGCCTGATCAGCGGTGGAGAGTTGACCGTCCAAGTAAAAGGATCAGGCAATGGGGGACCAAACCAAGAGTTCGTTCTATCCTGTTTGAATGAAATCGCCGAGGAAAGAATCGTAATTGCTGCAGTGGATTCTGATGGAATCGATGGATTCACTGATGCCGCAGGAGCAGTAGCTGATGGTAATTCCCTCAAGCGAGCCGAAGAATTGGGCTTGGGCTCCAAAAAATTCCTAGAGAACAACGATTCATATAACTTCTTCAAAAAGATGGATGACCTGATAATGACAGGAAAAACGGGAACAAACCTCAACGATCTACGTGTCGTCCTGTGTTTCTAG
- a CDS encoding branched-chain amino acid transaminase — protein sequence MGELSSTKILMNGRFVDWNDANIHVTTHAFLYGTGVFDGMRGYYNKERKQMFIVRLGDHVKRLLTNMRLLRLNLSLTADELTKEIIELIRLNDFREDVYIRPVIYFGPGSVGLNPAGHGTEYLVFATPFGKYLDTENGISACVSSWRRITDGMLPPRGKIIGAYVNSVLAKQEAVAGGYGEAILLTKDNFVCEGSGENIFLVRDGKLITPPVYADILEGITRASIIKLAGDLKYEVTERLIGRTELCIADEVFFCGTSAEVTPVTSINGRLINNGKIGPITKELHDKYFKIVRGNESRYLDWLTPIY from the coding sequence ATGGGTGAACTCTCTAGCACAAAGATATTGATGAATGGCAGATTCGTGGATTGGAATGATGCCAATATTCATGTGACCACTCACGCTTTTCTATATGGCACAGGCGTTTTTGATGGGATGCGTGGCTATTACAATAAGGAACGCAAGCAGATGTTCATTGTGAGACTGGGCGATCATGTGAAACGTTTGCTTACGAACATGAGATTGCTTCGCCTGAATCTCAGTCTTACTGCTGATGAATTGACGAAAGAGATAATAGAGCTCATTCGTCTGAATGACTTCCGAGAAGATGTGTATATTCGTCCAGTCATATATTTTGGTCCAGGCTCAGTCGGATTGAATCCTGCCGGCCATGGCACAGAATATCTCGTTTTTGCAACGCCGTTTGGAAAGTATCTGGATACAGAAAATGGGATATCCGCTTGCGTCAGTTCATGGCGTCGAATCACGGATGGCATGTTGCCTCCGAGGGGCAAGATAATAGGCGCCTATGTGAACAGCGTTCTTGCCAAACAAGAGGCGGTTGCCGGTGGCTATGGTGAGGCTATTTTGCTAACTAAGGATAACTTCGTGTGCGAAGGCAGTGGTGAGAACATCTTTCTGGTTCGAGATGGTAAGTTGATCACCCCCCCGGTCTATGCAGACATACTGGAGGGCATAACAAGGGCATCTATCATCAAATTGGCAGGAGATCTAAAGTACGAAGTTACAGAGCGCCTGATAGGAAGGACAGAGCTATGTATTGCCGACGAGGTCTTTTTCTGCGGTACGAGTGCAGAAGTAACTCCAGTCACCAGTATTAATGGACGACTGATAAACAACGGAAAGATAGGACCCATCACGAAAGAGTTGCATGACAAGTACTTCAAGATAGTTAGGGGCAACGAAAGCAGATATTTGGACTGGTTGACGCCCATCTATTAA
- the cofC gene encoding 2-phospho-L-lactate guanylyltransferase — protein sequence MKAIVPYKRKGGKSRLSPFLSPSEREKLAEHMLEDVVSALSGLEVSIVSDEGLNAVLNKIIVNSTEPVLIIMPDLPLIRVEHIQDIISSKEDVVISPGRGGGTNILFLKSPSTFRVDYHGASFLKHLQIAKDKGLLTRVYESFYASCDIDEVDDLAELIIHGRGKAAEYLRSIGVSLQIMSGRVRVKR from the coding sequence ATGAAAGCAATAGTACCCTATAAAAGAAAAGGCGGAAAGTCCAGATTATCCCCTTTTTTAAGCCCCTCCGAAAGGGAGAAATTGGCTGAACATATGTTGGAGGATGTAGTTTCCGCTCTATCAGGATTGGAGGTATCCATCGTAAGCGATGAGGGCCTAAATGCTGTATTGAATAAAATAATTGTCAATTCGACTGAGCCGGTGCTGATCATAATGCCAGACCTGCCACTGATACGTGTCGAGCATATCCAGGATATAATAAGCTCGAAGGAAGACGTGGTCATCTCCCCTGGCAGGGGGGGCGGCACCAACATCTTATTCCTGAAATCTCCTTCTACTTTTAGGGTCGATTATCATGGAGCGAGCTTTTTAAAGCACCTGCAAATAGCCAAAGATAAGGGGCTGCTGACAAGAGTGTATGAGTCTTTCTATGCGAGTTGCGATATTGATGAAGTGGATGACTTGGCTGAATTGATAATCCATGGTCGGGGTAAAGCAGCCGAGTATTTGCGCAGTATTGGAGTGTCGCTCCAGATTATGAGTGGGCGGGTTCGTGTTAAGAGATAA
- the cofG gene encoding 7,8-didemethyl-8-hydroxy-5-deazariboflavin synthase subunit CofG, whose translation MSIHIPPYITFSKNVFVPVTNICKNRCGYCGFRRDFHSPEANVMKPDHVETLLKKGAKSDCTEALFTFGEPDNTPEFREILQDIGYSDFIEYVMDLCQMAIDTGLLPHTNAGALCYADLRRLKPLNASMGLMLETTGEVDAHRNSPGKDPCIRLETIDNAGRLKIPFTSGILVGIGETWDDRIESLLAIRRLHERYGHIQEVIIQNFIPKPNTLMSDLRPPSSEEMQKVVAMARALLPQEIAIQVPPNLVSIGSLVACGASDLGGISPVTIDHINPEVRWPSLDEIRSMVGDRELRERLPIYPPFVKAGWYSPPIGKLVKGYSDESGFRAK comes from the coding sequence ATGTCAATTCACATACCACCTTATATCACATTTTCCAAAAACGTTTTCGTTCCAGTCACGAACATTTGTAAAAATAGATGCGGCTATTGCGGATTTCGACGTGACTTCCATAGTCCAGAAGCGAATGTGATGAAGCCAGATCATGTTGAGACTTTATTAAAAAAAGGAGCTAAAAGTGATTGTACCGAGGCATTGTTCACATTTGGCGAGCCTGATAACACTCCGGAATTTAGGGAAATTTTACAGGATATCGGTTATTCGGATTTCATTGAGTACGTGATGGACTTATGCCAAATGGCAATAGATACTGGGCTTCTGCCACACACAAATGCTGGCGCTCTTTGTTATGCTGATTTGAGGAGGTTGAAGCCCTTGAATGCCAGCATGGGATTGATGCTTGAGACTACCGGCGAAGTGGATGCGCACAGAAACAGTCCCGGAAAGGATCCTTGCATAAGGCTGGAGACGATCGATAATGCCGGACGGCTGAAAATTCCATTCACTTCCGGCATATTGGTCGGAATTGGCGAAACATGGGACGATAGAATTGAGTCATTATTAGCGATAAGAAGACTGCATGAACGCTATGGCCATATCCAAGAAGTGATCATTCAGAATTTTATCCCAAAACCAAATACCCTGATGTCTGATCTCAGGCCCCCATCTTCAGAGGAGATGCAAAAGGTGGTTGCAATGGCAAGGGCCCTATTGCCCCAAGAAATTGCCATACAGGTGCCGCCGAATCTCGTATCCATAGGCTCATTGGTGGCATGCGGCGCATCCGATCTCGGGGGAATCTCACCGGTGACCATCGATCATATAAATCCTGAGGTGAGATGGCCTTCTCTCGACGAAATACGTTCTATGGTCGGAGACAGGGAGTTGAGAGAACGACTGCCGATCTATCCTCCTTTTGTCAAAGCGGGCTGGTACAGTCCCCCCATAGGGAAATTGGTGAAAGGATATTCAGATGAAAGCGGATTTAGGGCGAAATAA
- the cofH gene encoding 5-amino-6-(D-ribitylamino)uracil--L-tyrosine 4-hydroxyphenyl transferase CofH — MKADLGRNKIAEEQQLMIDEILERVQEGSTTKADALYLSSLSPQELFHLADRLRRETVGDTVTYVINRNINFTNSCIGDCTFCAFRSDTGYVLSEEQILQKVQEAVEIGATEVCIQGGLLRGMLLDDYCGILESIKSNFAVHIHAFSPMEVFHAARNSGSDIGDALKALKNSGLNSMPGTAAEILDDSIRRKICPSKISTEQWVDIVTTAHRLGIPTTATMLYGHVESFEDRIDHILLIRDIQQKTRGFTEFIPLPFMAENNSLGTVAHRANGIDDVKVHALSRILLHKSIKNIQASWVKLGVKLAQITLLYGVNDLGGTLMEENITKSAGGTAGEYLSPNDLEEVITGVGRIPRRRTTLYELI, encoded by the coding sequence ATGAAAGCGGATTTAGGGCGAAATAAAATAGCTGAGGAGCAACAACTAATGATAGATGAAATTCTAGAGAGGGTGCAAGAGGGGAGCACTACGAAAGCTGATGCATTATACTTATCCTCTCTTTCACCGCAAGAACTCTTCCATCTTGCTGATCGGTTAAGGCGAGAGACAGTAGGCGACACGGTCACATACGTTATCAACAGGAACATCAACTTCACGAACTCCTGCATAGGTGATTGTACCTTTTGCGCGTTCCGGAGCGATACCGGATATGTGCTAAGCGAAGAGCAAATTCTGCAGAAAGTTCAGGAGGCAGTCGAAATCGGAGCGACGGAAGTCTGTATCCAAGGCGGATTGCTCAGGGGTATGCTGTTAGACGACTACTGTGGGATACTGGAGAGCATAAAGTCTAATTTCGCGGTGCACATCCATGCATTTTCACCAATGGAGGTATTCCATGCAGCCAGAAATTCCGGTTCGGACATCGGGGATGCGCTCAAAGCGCTAAAAAACAGCGGTTTGAACTCTATGCCTGGGACTGCCGCTGAAATTCTCGATGACTCAATTCGAAGAAAAATTTGCCCGAGCAAAATCTCGACTGAACAATGGGTAGATATCGTAACCACTGCCCATCGCCTGGGAATCCCAACCACAGCAACCATGCTTTACGGTCATGTTGAATCCTTTGAAGACAGGATCGATCACATTCTCCTGATCAGGGACATTCAACAGAAAACCCGGGGTTTTACCGAGTTCATACCGCTTCCTTTCATGGCTGAGAATAATTCTCTGGGTACGGTCGCACATCGGGCGAACGGCATCGATGATGTTAAGGTGCATGCCCTGTCAAGGATCTTACTGCACAAGAGCATAAAAAACATCCAAGCTTCGTGGGTGAAGTTGGGGGTCAAATTGGCGCAGATTACGCTTCTTTATGGAGTAAATGACCTTGGAGGGACGCTTATGGAGGAAAACATAACAAAATCAGCCGGTGGAACTGCCGGGGAATACCTGTCACCAAACGACTTAGAGGAGGTCATCACCGGCGTGGGGCGTATTCCTAGGAGACGGACTACGTTATATGAGTTAATTTAA
- the purS gene encoding phosphoribosylformylglycinamidine synthase subunit PurS, with the protein MEADVTISLNKGVADPEGSNVKKALNLLGFDEVMNVRTMKTFRIDLATTDRVKAKKDIEEMCKKLLANPVIQSYQIELR; encoded by the coding sequence TTGGAAGCCGATGTTACCATAAGTCTCAACAAAGGGGTTGCAGATCCAGAGGGCTCGAACGTCAAAAAAGCTCTGAACCTGCTTGGGTTTGATGAAGTGATGAACGTGCGAACGATGAAGACGTTTAGGATAGATCTTGCTACAACTGACCGGGTGAAAGCGAAAAAGGACATCGAGGAGATGTGCAAGAAGCTTCTTGCGAACCCTGTGATTCAGAGCTATCAGATAGAGCTGAGGTGA
- the purL gene encoding phosphoribosylformylglycinamidine synthase subunit PurL yields the protein MPYEVNLIDADDLKLVKISQEAQLGLSLYEMKRVKKYFFKKKRNPTDIELQSLGQAWSEHCCYKCSKSLLKKFIFGIDAPQNILVIKEDAGVVEFDDDHAYVVALESHNHPSAIEPYGGAATGIGGILRDVVCMGAQPIALIDPLFFGPLDSSTVPKGVRHPRYLFSGVVAGISDYGNRVGIPTVAGMVCFDEGYTGNCVVNVGCVGMVKKKHVIRSRVKKPGELLVLVGGKTGRDGIHGVTFASAELTESSEELRGAVQLGDPIAKEPLIHACVDASEKGLLEGMKDLGGGGLSCVVGEMALAGGCGAEIELDRVPLKDVGMEPWEIWVSESQERMMLAVDPKNLKEVLKIFEDWDVPATVIGKVIGEKIQRIFYAGEKIFEMDMEFLIEAPVYNKPFQIKTIERKDAPFEEPEDYSEILLRLLASPNIASKEWVIRQYDHEVRASTVIKPLQGVLGKNTHGNAVVLKPLENSYRGLALTADVNPSYTKIDPFWGSASAIDEACRNLASVGATPHSFADCLNFGNPEKPDKLGELYSSAEALGYVAKALGIPFVSGNVSLYNEAPHGSIPPTPTILGIGIVPDIRRCVTVDAKNEGNPLYLIGETKKEIGGSAYLKLLGIPSTTVPVVDPKALRKGMDALISAIQNGFIASCHDISEGGIAVCMAEMLIGGDVGARVNLGAIGNMRDDYKLFSESNTRWIVEVKRDRAKEFEKAFKKGATFRIGEVGGNTLLIQSNDRTLIELSVKELRDAWSAPIYAYMG from the coding sequence ATGCCCTATGAGGTCAATTTGATAGATGCAGATGACCTAAAGCTAGTGAAGATCAGCCAAGAAGCCCAATTGGGGCTCAGCCTCTATGAGATGAAAAGGGTAAAAAAATATTTTTTCAAAAAAAAGAGGAATCCAACCGATATCGAGCTTCAATCCCTTGGTCAGGCGTGGTCAGAGCACTGTTGTTATAAGTGCTCCAAATCCCTCTTAAAAAAATTCATCTTTGGCATAGATGCGCCCCAGAACATTCTGGTGATAAAAGAAGATGCAGGCGTTGTAGAATTTGATGATGATCATGCCTACGTAGTGGCCCTGGAATCTCACAATCACCCCTCTGCAATAGAGCCCTATGGAGGTGCTGCAACTGGCATTGGGGGCATCCTTCGTGATGTCGTCTGTATGGGCGCTCAGCCGATAGCGCTGATCGATCCCCTGTTCTTTGGACCGCTGGACAGTTCAACCGTCCCGAAAGGGGTTAGGCATCCGAGATATCTTTTCTCTGGTGTCGTTGCAGGAATAAGCGATTATGGAAATAGGGTAGGCATTCCTACCGTGGCCGGCATGGTTTGTTTCGATGAGGGCTACACTGGAAATTGTGTAGTAAATGTTGGCTGTGTGGGGATGGTGAAGAAAAAGCACGTTATAAGGAGCAGGGTGAAGAAACCCGGTGAACTGCTCGTCTTGGTGGGGGGCAAGACCGGGAGGGATGGCATCCATGGCGTCACATTTGCATCTGCTGAGTTGACAGAATCCTCTGAAGAACTGAGAGGTGCTGTCCAGCTTGGCGATCCCATAGCAAAAGAGCCGTTAATCCATGCTTGTGTGGATGCATCTGAGAAGGGGTTGCTGGAAGGGATGAAGGACCTTGGTGGTGGAGGACTTTCCTGCGTAGTGGGAGAGATGGCGCTGGCAGGAGGATGCGGGGCAGAGATCGAATTGGATCGGGTGCCTTTGAAAGATGTTGGGATGGAACCATGGGAGATATGGGTGTCAGAATCTCAAGAGAGGATGATGCTGGCGGTCGATCCAAAGAATTTGAAAGAGGTATTGAAAATCTTTGAAGACTGGGACGTTCCTGCGACTGTCATCGGAAAGGTAATAGGTGAAAAGATCCAGAGAATTTTTTACGCCGGAGAGAAGATATTTGAAATGGACATGGAATTTCTCATTGAGGCACCGGTTTATAACAAGCCCTTTCAAATAAAAACTATAGAGCGGAAAGATGCGCCTTTTGAGGAGCCAGAGGATTATAGCGAAATCTTGTTGAGACTACTAGCCTCGCCCAACATCGCAAGCAAGGAATGGGTGATCAGGCAGTATGATCATGAGGTCCGAGCATCCACTGTAATTAAGCCACTGCAAGGTGTTTTAGGAAAAAATACGCATGGGAATGCCGTCGTCCTAAAGCCCTTAGAAAATTCATATCGAGGGTTGGCACTCACTGCGGATGTAAATCCATCCTACACGAAGATCGATCCCTTCTGGGGCTCAGCCTCCGCCATCGATGAGGCTTGTAGAAATTTGGCTTCTGTGGGCGCAACGCCACACTCATTTGCAGATTGCCTAAATTTCGGAAATCCAGAAAAACCAGATAAGTTGGGTGAACTCTATTCTTCTGCTGAAGCTCTTGGTTATGTTGCAAAGGCACTTGGCATACCCTTTGTCTCAGGAAACGTCAGTTTGTATAATGAGGCCCCCCATGGTAGCATACCTCCAACGCCCACCATACTTGGCATAGGGATCGTTCCAGATATCAGACGATGTGTTACAGTCGACGCTAAAAATGAGGGAAATCCCCTATACCTCATCGGGGAGACGAAAAAAGAAATAGGGGGTTCCGCATATCTCAAACTCTTGGGCATCCCGAGTACGACAGTTCCAGTGGTCGATCCGAAGGCATTACGAAAGGGCATGGATGCATTGATCTCTGCGATCCAAAATGGCTTCATAGCCTCCTGCCATGACATCTCAGAAGGTGGCATAGCTGTATGCATGGCTGAGATGTTGATTGGGGGGGATGTTGGTGCAAGGGTCAACCTTGGAGCAATTGGGAATATGAGGGATGATTACAAATTGTTCTCTGAATCCAACACGCGATGGATTGTAGAGGTGAAGCGTGATCGTGCTAAGGAATTCGAAAAGGCGTTCAAAAAAGGAGCTACTTTCAGGATAGGCGAGGTTGGAGGGAACACCCTACTGATACAAAGCAATGACAGAACGTTGATCGAGCTTTCTGTTAAAGAGCTAAGAGATGCCTGGAGTGCTCCGATCTACGCTTATATGGGGTGA
- the purQ gene encoding phosphoribosylformylglycinamidine synthase subunit PurQ — protein sequence MDTKDIRVAVLLIEGTNNEQEVYLAFKRLGADPELLHLKQLVSKKDLSDYQCLMIPGGFSAGDYVRAGAIFAARMKSALYKQIMEFAEKGYPIGGICNGFQALVELGLLPALDSGMSDYPQAALAINDSARFECRPTLLKHESKGNCIFTKDIPYQDVVLMPSAHAEGKFLLPLEKQDEYLQRLIDNDQIVFRYVDTQGDYAGYPWNPNGSLYNIAAICNPEGNVFGMMPHPERVFYGYTHPDWTRAYKENGDGKAVFESVLKYIRRKF from the coding sequence ATGGATACGAAGGACATAAGGGTCGCAGTTCTCCTGATAGAGGGGACGAATAATGAGCAAGAGGTGTATCTCGCCTTCAAAAGACTTGGTGCAGATCCGGAGTTGTTACATCTGAAGCAACTGGTCTCTAAGAAAGACCTGTCTGATTATCAGTGCCTGATGATCCCTGGGGGTTTCTCTGCTGGAGATTACGTTCGGGCTGGCGCAATCTTTGCAGCAAGAATGAAGAGCGCACTGTACAAACAAATCATGGAGTTCGCCGAGAAGGGCTACCCCATTGGCGGCATTTGTAATGGTTTCCAGGCCCTCGTTGAATTGGGACTTTTGCCAGCGTTGGATTCTGGGATGAGCGATTATCCCCAAGCAGCTCTAGCGATCAACGATTCAGCCAGATTTGAGTGCAGGCCCACTTTACTAAAGCATGAAAGCAAAGGAAATTGCATTTTTACGAAAGATATTCCGTACCAAGATGTCGTACTGATGCCTTCCGCCCATGCAGAAGGAAAATTCCTCCTCCCCTTAGAAAAACAAGACGAATACTTGCAACGTCTAATCGACAACGACCAGATCGTATTTCGATATGTTGATACCCAGGGGGATTATGCAGGCTATCCCTGGAATCCCAACGGCTCTTTATACAACATCGCAGCCATATGCAATCCTGAGGGAAATGTTTTCGGAATGATGCCTCACCCGGAAAGGGTTTTCTATGGGTATACGCATCCAGACTGGACGAGAGCCTACAAAGAAAACGGAGACGGCAAGGCTGTATTTGAATCGGTCTTGAAATACATAAGGAGAAAATTTTAA
- a CDS encoding YcaO-like family protein has protein sequence MNEAKVINRIYQTTFYNDEPKVYSFSAQLRNTSKITDGFSVDKFAGGSSFSKDKALMKAIGEALERHSLSIYREGSFVWDSYSNLKEKAINPENFIFPYEFKIKSEFKLYNSENNKLNWIKGYSLTQDEDVFVPAQLVFVPYRYKKNEPVIQFPISTGAASYSFLKGAILEGLLEVIERDAFMIYYLNKISPKIVDIENSGNKMFEEIISSIKRYNLELYILDISTEVPVYSILAIIIDRTGLGPAISLGMKSDLSIKNAIIGSVEEAFHGRFWIRSEMIKKGPKVIKEIYERRYFISDIKERGLLWSGLQMIDKIKFFLEGGSVLFKNFPNRKNKNLNTLLDYFKEENVEILYVDVTPPNLERRKIYTVKVLIPQFQPLYLDERFPYWKGKRLEEVPKKLGFMPLRVVNKFPHPFL, from the coding sequence TTGAATGAAGCCAAAGTAATAAATAGAATTTACCAAACTACATTTTATAATGACGAGCCCAAAGTTTATTCTTTTAGTGCTCAATTAAGGAACACAAGTAAAATTACCGATGGTTTTTCTGTAGATAAATTTGCAGGAGGCAGCTCTTTTTCAAAAGATAAAGCTTTAATGAAAGCCATAGGTGAGGCTTTAGAAAGACACAGTTTGAGTATTTATCGAGAGGGGAGTTTTGTATGGGATAGTTACAGTAATTTAAAGGAAAAAGCAATCAATCCTGAAAATTTTATTTTTCCCTATGAGTTCAAAATAAAATCTGAATTTAAGCTTTATAATAGCGAGAATAATAAACTAAATTGGATAAAAGGTTATTCATTGACTCAAGATGAGGATGTTTTTGTTCCAGCGCAGCTTGTTTTTGTTCCTTATCGTTACAAAAAAAATGAGCCAGTAATACAATTTCCTATTTCTACTGGTGCAGCCTCCTATAGCTTCCTAAAAGGAGCTATTTTAGAAGGACTTCTTGAAGTCATAGAAAGGGACGCTTTTATGATATATTATCTAAATAAAATCTCGCCAAAAATTGTTGATATTGAAAATTCAGGAAATAAGATGTTTGAGGAAATCATATCTTCGATTAAAAGATATAATCTTGAACTTTATATTTTAGATATCAGCACTGAAGTTCCAGTTTATTCTATTTTGGCAATTATCATTGATAGAACGGGTTTGGGGCCAGCTATATCTTTGGGAATGAAATCGGATTTAAGTATTAAAAATGCTATAATTGGATCAGTAGAAGAGGCATTCCATGGCCGTTTTTGGATAAGGAGTGAAATGATCAAAAAAGGCCCAAAAGTGATAAAAGAAATTTACGAGAGGAGATATTTTATTTCGGATATAAAAGAAAGAGGACTTCTTTGGTCAGGACTTCAAATGATTGATAAAATTAAATTTTTTTTAGAAGGAGGGAGTGTTTTATTTAAAAATTTCCCTAACAGAAAGAACAAGAATTTGAATACTCTTTTAGATTATTTCAAAGAAGAGAATGTAGAAATATTATATGTAGATGTAACCCCGCCAAATCTGGAAAGAAGAAAAATTTATACTGTGAAAGTTCTTATTCCTCAATTCCAACCTCTTTATTTAGATGAAAGATTTCCTTATTGGAAAGGAAAAAGGTTAGAAGAAGTTCCTAAAAAGTTGGGATTTATGCCCCTTAGGGTTGTTAATAAATTCCCTCATCCCTTTCTTTAA
- a CDS encoding SagB/ThcOx family dehydrogenase, translating into MQNKRKIENLYKELLSDDIDSLGFNFVKSTFQKKVTKKLSPDMIPESWEKVYFKSYPRLPQISLEGINQNEDPLFSILKERKSEREFEGKNLTLKTISKVLYFSSGIRNFNEIKNDFDLSLRVYPSAGARYPLEIYTVLLRSEEIPLGIYHYNVKRNSIELLLGGDFQEEFAEITDQEQIQKSGMIAIITAVFSRTLIKYKERGWRYILFEAGHIAQNIHLISTALGLKCCPIGGFLDKEIIKLLDLNPKSELPLYLVAIGK; encoded by the coding sequence ATGCAAAATAAAAGAAAAATAGAAAATTTGTATAAAGAGTTACTTTCTGATGACATTGACAGTCTTGGTTTTAATTTCGTAAAGTCCACTTTCCAGAAAAAAGTTACAAAAAAACTATCACCTGATATGATTCCTGAAAGTTGGGAAAAAGTTTATTTTAAATCTTACCCACGTTTACCTCAGATAAGCTTAGAAGGGATTAACCAAAACGAAGATCCATTATTTTCAATTTTAAAGGAAAGAAAATCTGAAAGAGAATTTGAAGGAAAAAATTTAACACTAAAAACAATCAGCAAAGTTCTTTATTTCTCCTCAGGAATAAGAAATTTTAATGAAATAAAAAACGATTTTGATTTATCTTTAAGAGTATATCCCTCAGCTGGAGCCCGATACCCACTTGAAATATACACTGTTTTACTAAGATCAGAAGAAATACCATTAGGGATTTACCATTATAACGTTAAGAGAAATAGTATAGAGCTACTTCTTGGGGGGGATTTCCAAGAAGAGTTTGCAGAAATTACCGATCAAGAACAGATTCAAAAAAGCGGGATGATCGCAATAATCACAGCAGTGTTTTCAAGGACTCTTATAAAGTATAAAGAACGGGGCTGGCGCTATATTTTATTTGAAGCTGGACATATCGCACAAAACATTCATCTAATTTCTACTGCTTTAGGACTTAAATGCTGTCCTATTGGTGGATTTTTAGACAAGGAAATTATTAAACTTCTAGATTTAAATCCAAAAAGTGAATTACCTTTATATTTGGTGGCAATAGGGAAATGA